Below is a window of Rhodopseudomonas sp. P2A-2r DNA.
TCCTACCATTCAGGATCGCCGGTCCGAATCAGGCTCGGGTGACCGCGAGCTCTTGGAGTTAGGCCTGCGCAGAAAGCGACCATGCCGTACTATCGCGCCTACATTGTCGGACATAACGGGCACTTCAACTCGTCCAAGGACATCATCGCCGATGACGACGAGACGGCGATCACCATCGCGGAGAGGCTCGTAAACAGGCATGACGTCGAGCTGTGGCAGCGCGACCGCAGGCTCGCTGTGCTTCCTTGCAATCGCATGATGGCCGAGCCTACTCATGAGGATAAACCGCTCGTCTTAGAAGAAATGCTCCGTCCGCCGTCGTTCTGGTGAACGAAGAGGGAGATGCAGGGGAGGCGAAGAAGCCCGCCTGCGCCGCGACGTCCCATGGCTGATCGAGGCATGCGGCTGACTTTAAGCGCCTGAAGGACCGGACATGCATTACAAGGTTTGCTCCATCGACGAACACGGGAACCTGACCAGAGAAACGGACGTCATTTGCCGGGATGACATTCTGGCGACTCTGATAGCTCAATCGATGCTCGGCACCGAGGACATCGAGCTTTGGGAATACGAGCGTAAGGTCGCTCAGTTTGACGGTATCGCCGAAGCGGCCAGAGGCGATTGATCCTCACGGGTAGTGTTAAACTTGGCCCGAGCGACCCCCGACCATACGGCGTCTGCCGGAATGCAACGTTCTGCGCTCATCTCCGGAACGCAAAAGCTGGCCGGGCGTGCGCCGGGCGGCTTTCTGATGTGACTGCCGGCCCGCAAGCCCGGTTCCGCCGCAGCAAGGTCAAGCATTGCACCGGCGAATTGACGGTGTGCTGAGAGTTCGCACCGGCCACCTACCGGCGAGGTCGATCTTGTGGATCCAATCCAGATCCCTCACGGAGCGGCGCGCCCGGGCTGCAGAGCTCGGCGCCAAGAGAGGATGTCCGGAACCGAACTTAGTCTGGTCCGCTATCAGGTTTTGGAACCCTCGCCATGAGAGTATCCGACACGAGTATTTTTGCGCCGCAATGTCCAGATTGCGGGGACCGTATGAGGCCCGCAAGTCTGATCCAAGGGATGTCGGCGATTGCCTTGCACGCCTTTAAATGCATGCGGTGCAAAAAAGTCGAGTATGTGCACAGCGTTCGGGCTAGCGAAGACCAGCAGAAAGAATTCCAGCACCCGCGCGCCGGGCGCATTCGCTAGCAGCATCAAGAAAAAGATTAAGCGTCGGGCCGGAATGCCGAACTTGATTGACTGTTAACGCGGGGTTTGTGAGCCCATCACGCTCGCTGGGGCCAGTGGGACTGGCAGTTTGAACGAGCGCGCACGAATTCAGCTTCAAATCTCAAACCTTGGGCTTGGTCGGATGAAAAACTCTAATCAGCTTCTAAAGATGCTGCCGGCAGGTGATCTTCGCGAACTGGAAGCGCGGTTCAAAACGGTTCAGCTGACAGAGGGTGCCGTTCTCGCGGAGCCTGACGACGAGATCAGGAACGTATACTTCCCGCATTTCGGCATTGTATCGTTCATGGTGGGTCTTGACGACGGATCAATGGTGCAAACGTTCATGGTAGGTCGAGACGGGGTCGTGGGAGCAGCGCAAGCGCTAGACACCAAGACGTCTGTTAACAAGATCCTGGTCCAAGTTTCCGGAACGGCTTCCGTGATCGACCGCGATCCGCTCCGGGAAATCATCGAACGTTATCCTAAAATAAGAAGCACTCTTGCTGCTCATGAGCAGTTCCTCGTCGCCGATATTCAGCAAACGGCGGCCTGTAATGCAAGGCACTCCGCCGAAGCGAGGACTGCGAGATGGATCTTGCGAATGCGAGATCTGGTTGGGGATGATCTCCCGCTTACACAGGACTATCTTGCCTCCATGATCGGCGTGCGCCGATCGAGCGTAACCGACATTGCGGGAGCCATGCAAGCAACGGGCGCCATAGCTACGCGCGCGGCCGACTACATATCGTCGACCCCAGATCGTTAGGACGCTTAGCTTGCGAATGTCACCGAACCGTTCAAGAGAACTATATGAACTTACTCGGGACACCTTGGCCCCAGCTTAGCAGGAGCGGTTCTTCCAACGACAAATCCGGTAATTAGTCGCGCGAAGGATTGAATGATCCACGTAGCCCGTAGGGTGGGTTAGCGCGCAGCGCGTAACCCACCCTACGCTGCCCCGCCTCAACTCGCCGCGAACTTCAAGAGCTTGATGGCGTCGAAATCCTGCACGCCGCCGCCGACGCGCTTGGTGGTGTAGAACAGCACATAGGGCTTTGCGCTGTAGGGATCGCGCAGCACGCGGACGCCCTGGCGGTCGACGACCAGGTAGCCGCGCCTGAAGTCGCCGAAGGCGATGGAGAGCGAGCCCGCCGCGATATCCGGCATGTCCTCGGCATCGTCCAGCGGAAAGCCGATCAGGCTGGCGCGGCCCGAGGCGGTGGCCGGCGGCTGACACAGATAGACGCCGGTGGAATCCTTGAACTTGCGGATCGCGCTCTGGGTGCGCCGGTTCATGACGAAATGCGCGTTCAGGCGATAGCCGGCGCGCAACGCATAGATCAGGTCGACCAGCACGTCGGACGGGTTCGAGGCCGCAAAGGCCCCGGCGGCGCCGGAGGCGATAGTGCCGATATTGCCCCAGCTCCACGACGCCTGCGCCACGTTGGTATAGCTGAGAAAGCCCTTCGGCTTGTTGACGCCGTCGCCACTGACGAAGGCCGTGCCCTCCTGCGCGGCGAACACCTGGTCGATCTCGCCGGCCAGCCATTCGTCGAGATTGACCGCGGCATCCTCCAGCAGGTTGGCGGTGGCTGCCGGCATCGCATAGAGCTCCATCGCCGGAAAGCCAAGCGCATCGATGTTCGGCGACGACGTCTGCGGCCGCGGGTCGGCCTCGCCGATCCAGCCGGTGGCCGGGCCGGCGATCATGAACGGCTTCTTGTAGACCGAGGACGAGATGTTGCGCACTGCGGCGATGGCGCGGATCGGCGAGATCGCCGTCAGCCGCTCGGCGATGCTGCGCTCCAGCTCCTCGGGCACCAGATGGCCGCCGTCGGCATTGCTGCCGATCGACATCGCCTTGGTCTCGATCTGCCGCAGGCCGTCGCTCGCGCCGGAGCGGTTGTATAGATCGAAGGCGCTCTTGTGCTCGCGGCCGATGGCATCCTGGGCCGCGGCATCGCTTGGCCCGTGCCAGGTGCCATCGAGCGCCGGCCGCGCCTGGCGCAGCGTCAGCTCGTCCATGCGGCGGTGCGGGGAATCGAGCGCGGCGTCGATGCGCGCCACCTTCTCCTCCAGCGGCACATCGCCGCGGCCGCGCTCCAGCCGCGCCAGGCGTTCGTCATTGGTCGACTTGAACTCCTCGAAAGTCGCGCGCAGCTCGTCATGGCTGTCGCGCGCCAGCGCGGCGAAGCCGGCCTTGTGCTCCGGCGCGGCGTCGCTGAGGTCGTAGCTCATGGTGGTCTCCTGGGTCATGGGTGGTTTGCGGGTGAACGAACAAAACCCCGAGCGCGGTTGCGGGCGGGGGAGTGGATGGAGAAGTGCTGTCAGGCGATGCGAAGGCATCGCCGAGGACGCGGTGCACTGTGTGGCGCGCCCTCACCGCCCCTCGAACCTCGCTTGCGCCGCGACGCTGCCGAGCGCGTGCTTGCGCGCGGCGCGGCCGCGCAGCGATGTCACTGCGCGGCCGGGCCGGATGCGCGGCGTCGGTGCCTCCGCGGCGCCGCTCATGGGGGATGAGGGATCGTGCAGCCGCGCCCAGTCGCGTTCGGCCTGGGCGCGCAGCCGCGACAGCGGCGCCTTCACCGCATCGACACGGGCGCCGTCGAGCAGCGGGAAGGTGACGATGGAAATCTCCCACAGGTCGACCTGGTACAGTCTGCGCACCCGCGTGCGCGGCTCGATGACGCCGCGCCGCGTGCGATAGCCGATCGACAGCCCGTCGACGGCGCCGGAGCGCAGCAGCGCCAGCAATTCGCGCGCGCGGTTGACGTCGGGGATCAGCCGGCCCCGCGCCCACAGCCCGCGCAGGTCCTCTGATAGCTCGAGCCAGACGCCGACCGGCTCGGCCGGGTCGTGCTGGAACAGCATCGGGATTTTGCGCAGGCCGCGCTGCGCCAGCGTCTCGCGAAAGGCGCCGGGCATCACCATGTCGCGCGCCTGGTCGATGGCGCCGAACAGGCTGGCATAGCCCTCGATGGTGCCGTCGGCGGCAAGCGACAGCGCGGAAGGCGGCAAAGGGGCAAGCATCGGCGGCCTCGCAGGATGCGGGGGAAGGACCTGACGTGTGTGATGGTGTGGCGCGGCGGCTAGCGCGCTTTCCCTCGCCCCCGCGCAGCGTAGCTGCGCGAGGTGGGAGAGGGTGGATCGAAGCCCGCGACTTGTCCGCCGAAGCTCGCAGAGCGAAGGCGGATGCGGGTTCGAGACGGGAGAGGGGGTGTCGGAGATGGGGGCGCCCCCTCTCCCGTCTTCGCTGCGCGAAGCCACCCTCTCCCGCCCTGCGCAAAGCTTCGCTTTGCTTGATGGGAGAGGGAAAGAGCCGCCCTACCCCTTGGCGCGCTTCAGCGGCTTGCGCGGCGGCGTCTTCACGCGCGGCTTCTCGATGGCCTTGCGCTGCAGCTCGCCGAGATGGGCGAGGAATTCGCGGAACACGCTGAGATGCGGCTTCTGTGCCTTGGTCTCGGTGCGGATCGCGCTGAGCATGCTGTGCAGGTGGTCCATGGCCAGGTCTCCTTCAATCATCCTGGGCGTCGTCGACGCGGTGCAGCCGTCCGCTGTGGCGGTTGAAGCGTTCCAGCTCGCGGACGAAATCGTCGAAGCGTTTCGAGGCCGCCGCCAGCTCGCGCAGCGCGAACCACGCCGCAGCCGACGCCGCGATCGCCCACAGCAGCAGCGCCACGTGGGCGAGGTCGCCGCGCTCGGCAAAGATGCGGATCAGGTCCGACATGGCGATGGCTCGCGGGCGGCGCGACGGGCACGCAGACTGCGGCCATGCGGATGCGCCGCCCGGCGGCCGGTGCGCAACGCGCGGCGGATGCCGCAGTCAGAATAGCGATGAAGTATCAGTCGTGGCGCAGCCGGCGCGCGGCGACAGTCGGCTCAGGACGACGATGCGACCGCGGCGTCGTCCGCTCCCGGCCAGATCTCGTCGACCACCGGCGCCGCGTCGGCGTGCGCCAACCGCGCTTCGGCGCTCCGTGGGCCGCTGCTGCGCGGCGGCGCCGGGCGGGCGATGCGCCGCTCCAGCTCGCCGCGGTTGACCGGCGCGACGAACTGCACGGCAAAGCCGCTCGGCAGATGCCGCACCACGCGGCCGACGCAGGCACCCACCGCCAGCGGCGTGCCGATCGCCGGCTGCACGTCGGCCGACACCGCCACCCCCGACACCGACATGTCGATGACAAAGCAGCTGTGCAGGCTGCCATCGCCGAAGGTCAGCATCGAATGCGGGCTCGACGGCACGATCCGCGCCTGCTTGCGGGCGTCCTGGATGGTGGCATCCTTCTGACGCTTCTCCAGCCAGGTGAGCTGGTTCGACATGCGGGCGCGCATCGCCTGGTCCATCGCCAGCTCGAGCAGGAAGCCGCCGGCCACGGTGTCGCTGATGCGGCCCTGCAGCGTGCCGAAATCGCCGAAATAGGAGGTAATGGACTCGCCGATCCTGCCGACCACCGGCACGTCGACGATCATGCGGAACGGCGACACCCGGCTGGTGCGGCAGGCAAAGCTGCGCGGCTTCCCTTGGCATCAAGCCAGTTGGACAGCGTGTAACTGCCACCGACGACGATGTTGACAGCGCGCTGCTTGAGAAACTGGCTGACAGACACGGCACTTTCCTCGCGGTCGATCTGCATACGCGAATCGTACACGCTCAAAACGTAACGTAGTTTAATACCACGGAGAAAGCCATGGGACGGAAGCCTATACTACCGGCAACGGTTACCGGGCATTTACGACTTCCGCGCAGATTTGACGCAATGCGGTAGAACATTGACGTCCACTGCCGACTTCGGCCAGGAGCGAGGCACAACGTTCCTCTGCGGCGGCGAGCGGCGGCCAGACCTGATTTCGCCCCCTCATCTTGGCGACATAGAGTGCGCTATCAGCCGCAGCGATCAGTTCAGTAGCCGACAGCGCCGTGACGTTACAGGCAGCAACGCCAAAGCTCGCCGTCACGACACCACCCTGGTCAGAGCTTTCATTGGGGATCTCCGCCTGCTCAATTGCCCTGCGAATTCGCTCCGCAATGCGTACGGCATCGACCAGCTGCAACTGCGGCAGCAACAGCAGGAATTCTTCTCC
It encodes the following:
- a CDS encoding Crp/Fnr family transcriptional regulator, which translates into the protein MNERARIQLQISNLGLGRMKNSNQLLKMLPAGDLRELEARFKTVQLTEGAVLAEPDDEIRNVYFPHFGIVSFMVGLDDGSMVQTFMVGRDGVVGAAQALDTKTSVNKILVQVSGTASVIDRDPLREIIERYPKIRSTLAAHEQFLVADIQQTAACNARHSAEARTARWILRMRDLVGDDLPLTQDYLASMIGVRRSSVTDIAGAMQATGAIATRAADYISSTPDR
- a CDS encoding phage major capsid protein; its protein translation is MSYDLSDAAPEHKAGFAALARDSHDELRATFEEFKSTNDERLARLERGRGDVPLEEKVARIDAALDSPHRRMDELTLRQARPALDGTWHGPSDAAAQDAIGREHKSAFDLYNRSGASDGLRQIETKAMSIGSNADGGHLVPEELERSIAERLTAISPIRAIAAVRNISSSVYKKPFMIAGPATGWIGEADPRPQTSSPNIDALGFPAMELYAMPAATANLLEDAAVNLDEWLAGEIDQVFAAQEGTAFVSGDGVNKPKGFLSYTNVAQASWSWGNIGTIASGAAGAFAASNPSDVLVDLIYALRAGYRLNAHFVMNRRTQSAIRKFKDSTGVYLCQPPATASGRASLIGFPLDDAEDMPDIAAGSLSIAFGDFRRGYLVVDRQGVRVLRDPYSAKPYVLFYTTKRVGGGVQDFDAIKLLKFAAS
- a CDS encoding HK97 family phage prohead protease — its product is MLAPLPPSALSLAADGTIEGYASLFGAIDQARDMVMPGAFRETLAQRGLRKIPMLFQHDPAEPVGVWLELSEDLRGLWARGRLIPDVNRARELLALLRSGAVDGLSIGYRTRRGVIEPRTRVRRLYQVDLWEISIVTFPLLDGARVDAVKAPLSRLRAQAERDWARLHDPSSPMSGAAEAPTPRIRPGRAVTSLRGRAARKHALGSVAAQARFEGR